From a region of the Rhinolophus sinicus isolate RSC01 linkage group LG04, ASM3656204v1, whole genome shotgun sequence genome:
- the GRTP1 gene encoding growth hormone-regulated TBC protein 1 isoform X3 → MGVSGAQAQMDRNPGYYHQLLQGERNDSLEEAIRTDMNRTFPDNVKFRKSADPCLQKTLYNVLLAYGHHNQGVGYCQGMNFIAGYLILITKSEEESFWLLDALVGRILPDYYSPAMLGLKTDQEVLGELVRTKLPAVAALLDGHGVLWTLVVSRWFICLFVDILPVETVLRIWDCLFNEGSKIIFRVALTLIKQHQAFILEATNVADICEKFKEITKGSFVTECHTFMQKIFSEPGSLSMSTIARLRESCRAKLLAQG, encoded by the exons CAGGGAGAGAGGAATGACAGCCTAGAGGAGGCCATCAGGACAG ATATGAACAGGACCTTCCCGGACAATGTAAAATTCCGGAAGAGCGCAGATCCCTGTTTACAAAAGACTCTGTACAATGTGCTGTTGGCTTACGGGCACCACAACCAAGGTGTGGGGTACTGCCAG ggAATGAATTTTATAGCGGGATATCTAATTCTTATCACAAAGAGTGAAGAAGAATCCTTCTGGCTATTAGATGCTCTTGTTGGAAGAATACTACCTG ATTACTACAGCCCCGCAATGCTGGGCCTGAAGACGGATCAGGAGGTCCTGGGGGAGCTGGTAAGGACCAAGCTGCCGGCGGTGGCGGCCCTGTTGGATGGGCATGGTGTCCTGTGGACTTTGGTCGTGTCACGCTGGTTCATCTGCTTGTTTGTGGACATTCTGCCTGTGGAG acGGTGCTTCGAATCTGGGATTGTTTGTTCAACGAAGGCTCAAAAATTATCTTCCGGGTGGCGCTGACCCTCATTAAGCAACACCAGGCTTTTATTTTGGAAGCCACCAATGTTGCAGACATTTGTGAAAAGTTCAAGGAGATCACCAAAGGGAGTTTTGTGACTGAATGTCACACTTTTATGCAG AAAATATTCTCAGAGCCTGGAAGCTTGTCCATGAGCACCATCGCCAGGCTTCGCGAGAGCTGCAGGGCCAAGCTGCTGGCACAGGGGTGA